A section of the Amycolatopsis sp. AA4 genome encodes:
- a CDS encoding DUF1707 domain-containing protein yields the protein MAEEETTAAQPATETKPLTARDIRVSDDEREHVVGVLQKAIGQGMLTLDEFTERTDQALAARTRGELNTVLADLPGLVHPGAAPQYAPMPEPPGYGPNYGLGRRLELNAKYSSLQRSGPWQVPAAMVVRNKYGSTKLDFTEARVATPVVQIELDSKWGSVELIIPPHAAVDYNSITEIKFGSLDDKTGSNGRAGTPRYVVTGRIHGGSLVIRHPRRGIFG from the coding sequence ATGGCCGAGGAAGAGACGACCGCCGCGCAGCCCGCGACCGAGACCAAGCCGTTGACCGCGCGCGACATCCGGGTGTCCGACGACGAACGCGAGCACGTCGTCGGCGTGCTGCAGAAGGCGATCGGACAGGGGATGCTCACCCTCGACGAGTTCACCGAACGCACCGACCAGGCGCTCGCGGCCCGCACCCGGGGCGAGCTCAACACCGTCCTCGCCGACCTGCCCGGACTGGTGCACCCCGGCGCGGCCCCGCAGTACGCGCCGATGCCCGAGCCGCCCGGTTACGGGCCGAACTACGGACTGGGCCGCCGGCTCGAACTCAACGCCAAGTACTCGTCGCTGCAGCGCAGCGGCCCGTGGCAGGTCCCGGCCGCGATGGTGGTGCGCAACAAGTACGGCAGCACCAAACTCGACTTCACCGAGGCCCGCGTCGCCACCCCGGTGGTGCAGATCGAACTGGACTCGAAGTGGGGTTCGGTCGAGCTGATCATCCCGCCGCACGCGGCGGTGGACTACAACTCGATCACCGAGATCAAGTTCGGCTCGCTCGACGACAAGACCGGCAGCAACGGCCGCGCGGGCACCCCGCGCTACGTGGTGACCGGCCGCATCCACGGAGGCTCGCTGGTCATCCGCCACCCTCGGCGGGGCATCTTCGGCTGA